The Bacillaceae bacterium IKA-2 DNA window ATCTACCAAAGCTACTCCTAAGCCTTTTTCATCTTTTGACACGGCAACCGAACCAGCTGCTAAAGGTTGCAAACAAATATCAGCAATGCTTAAACCTGCTCGCTCAACACAACGTAATAAGTTATGTAAGATTGTTTTTGATCCTGTAATAATTGTTCCTTCCATTTCTAAACGAACACCTATCATACCCCTTGGATCGTTAATTTCATCTAGTCCATCAACAATAAATTGTTTTGGGATTACATCAATGATTTCTCTATCAGGTGGAATAGAAAATACTTGCGCCGCATCAATGACTCTCCTAATATCTTCCTCACCAATTTCACGGTCCGGACTGGATACTGCGACAACCCCATGACACGGTTGGAGCTGAGCATGGTTACCAGAAACACCGACAATAACATTTTCTAAGGACATACCGATCATTTTTTCGGCTTGTTCAACTGCTCTACAAATCGAGCGAACAGTTTCATCAATATCAACAATAGAACCTTTTTTAATTCCTTCTGATTTTGAATTACCAACCCCAATGATGTTTAATGACCCATTTGTAATATCTCCAACAATAACTCGAACATTAGATGTACCGATGTCTAAGCTAACATAAGTCTCCCGGTTGTTCATACTTTGGCACCTCCTTTAATAAATAAGCTTGTCTTAAATAATACTCTAATTTTAGGAACTAATCTTTAGGAAATATTAGGTAAAAAAAAGTGTTATTGGAAATTCTTAGAAACTATCTTAAAATAAAATATTACTAATTAATAAGTTACTATTCAACAAAAACTTTTCATTTCCTTTTTTAAAAGATAATTTTTTCAATTACTTTATGAAATCCTTAGCTTCACCTATACTTATGACTAAAATTTTCACTTTCGTAAATTGTACGTTCAAAAATCTCGCTACTATTAACTTTCTTTTCTTGACGTCCATTTAGAGAGAAGTATCCGCCGAATTACCGCAATATTATTAAATAAACGGACCCCAAAAGCAAAAATAGCAGCTAAATATAAGTCTACACCAAGATGAACGCCTAGAAAAGCTAAACCTGCTGCAAGGAGTATATTTGAGAAAAAACCTGTGACAAATACATGTTCATCAAAAGTATTTTGAAGGTGGGCCCTGATCCCTCCAAACAACGTATCAAGAGCAGCCAAAACCGCAATTGATAAATAGCTAGAATAAGCATCAGGTATCCGAAACTCTGTCCAAAATCCAAGGAGAAGTCCAATAAGTAGCCCAATTACTGGTAACCACATTTTAAGACTCCCCCTTTACAGGTCGTAAGTTACGAATACGTAACGACTCATCATACCCTGGCAACACAACAAAATTTATTGGTGTCGAGGTTAAACTTAAATTTTCAATAGCAAAATATTCGATTGATTGAGAGACAATCATTTCATGATGGAGTTTCTCGGCATCACTAGCTAAAACTTTTACTTTTAGTGGTAATTCAGGAATTCTTTTTGCATTTACATGAGTAACACCGTTAACATCTCGAATTGCCGATGTTGAGATAATTCGCTGATTGCCAATGGCAATTTCTTTTGCATTGTAAATATTGAGTTCATTAATCAATATCCATAATAAGTGTGGTGGTACCATCTTCGGAATATAGCCATAATCCGTGTGTATTGAATTAATTTCAATAATAATCCCTTCACCACTTACTGGGGTAAGGCCTGCTTGTTTTTTTAAATCATTTACAGCATTAACCATTACATCCTCAAGATTATCTTTTCCTTTTAATTGGTTTAACAATAAAAGTTGTTTTTCAATTTCTTGATTTAGTTCTTGCTGTCGCTCCTTTTCAATACGGGAATCTTGCCGTAATTCTAGGATATCTCTTGTATCACGAACAATCGGTTCATTTGTTGTCTTAAACTGTAGCGCAATCATAAATCCAATAATTGTTGTAACGATTGCAAATATAATCATTCGATCCTTGACAATCATCACCCTCTATCTGATAAGTAAGGATCCATTATAATCAAATCCTTTTTTTCAATTTTCACTTCAATTTGGTCATAAAGTAATTGGTCTTTTACCCCACCAGGTAAATTCAACGAGTCATGAAGCTTGTCCGAATCACCAATAGCCGTAATAACAAATGGAGCAAAGGAAGTGTTCCCATCGATGCGAATGACGGGACCTACACATTGAATATAGGAACGATGTGAAATTCTTTGACCGTTAATAGCAATTGCTTCTGCTTGGGTGACGAGTAATTCATGAATAACTTTTTGAATATGTAGTTCATGGACTATATAAAAATTTGGATTTTCACCATCAGGGACATATTGTGCGTCAGTTAAAGTTACTTCAATGCCTGTCCCTTGGATTCCAATAGCTCCAGTCGCCATACGAAGTTTTTCTAGATCCTCGACTAAATTAAAATATGTTCTTTCTTGTTCAGCTACCACTTCTTCTATCGTGTTAATTTCAGCTTGAATGGTTCGTAATTCCTCTGCTAAATTCCGATTAACTGATTGTTCAAATAAAACTTGATTTCTTAATGTGTCCTCTTTCTTCCATTGTCCTTCAGTGATCATCTGACTATTTTGACCTTCATTTGCAAATTGGTATGACAAAGCACTAATAAAGCCTGTGATTATCAAAATAAACGAGAGGAGTACATGTTTACCCTTCACTTTCAATTTCTTGTTCCTCCTCGGGATCAAATAATTCGAAATACGGATTAATTTTCATATGAATAATCCCTTTGTTATGCGGATCTAACTCACTAACAATTGCAGAATAGGGAGCTATTTTTTCTGAAAAATGTCGGATTGTTGAACTAACTTGAAAGCCATCATTCATATATAGGGTAATTCTTAAAGGGTCTAATTCTTCAGGTGTAAAATAAATTTCTGAAATGCGATGAATTAGACCTTCTGGTAGTTTGCTTAATTCAGCAGCCATTTCAGCTAACTCGCTCCCATTACTCCAACCCATGAGTAGAGGTGCATCTGTTGGAAAGCCCGTTACTGTATCTGTTGCTAATAACTTTCCTGACTCTAGTATCGGGGAAAACTTCCCATCTGTCACTAAATATGCGACCCTTGTATATTCCTCAACATTAATAATTACAGTATAAGGAAATTTCCTGTTAATAGAAACACCACTAATTTGAGTGAGCGATGTGATCTCTGCTTTAATTTCTTGCTTATTTACACCCCAGAAGCTTGTCTTATCAGTTAATTTACTGGCTCTTACTATTTCCTCATCAGTCAAATAGCGATTTCCTTCTATTTTGATAACCTTGACATCACTTAGCGAAGACTGAAAATAAATAACTGTAAGCAATAAAAGGAAAAAAATTGATAAATACAGAATCAAAGCCCGGTTTGCCCTTTGTTTGCGCTCACTTTTAAGTTTTGGTATTCGATCTTCGAGAGTAATAACCTTCTTCTGATCCATAACAACCTTCCTTCATTGTATGCTATGCCACAGTAGTATTATAAATCAGACTGAAGTCCTTATTCAACTACCAAATCCTTAGTCTTTCCTATCCTATCAAGAATTTGATCTAAACATCTATAGGAGATGGAAAAAAATTCCGCAACCAAAGCATTCGAATCTCTTCGTTGGTTCGCTTCTTAGGTGTCTTGATCTACTCGGCTCTGGTCACCCTCCTGTTTGGATATTTACTTATAGAATTAAATTGAACAATAATTGACTAGTTTTATTATAACATTACAACATTACAGTATTACAACATTACATCAACAATATAGTACTATCTTAGCTATTGCAACAGCTGTCACAAAGTAATTTAACCTCAAAAACGGCATACGAATATGCCGTCTTCATCTTTTTATAGCATGACTATTAGGCTATTACATATAAATGAAGTATTAATGCTTGTTCCCTATTAACTCAACTTCTGTTTCTAACTTCACTTGAAATTTTTCATAAACACGTTTTTTAATATAGTCGATAAGCTCTAAAACATTTTCCGCTGTAGCTTCACCAATGTTGACAATAAAATTAGCGTGTGCTGTTGATACTTGTGCTCCACCAATTATATGGCCTTTTAAACCAGCTTCTTCAATCAATTTCCCAGCATGATAAGAAAATGGGTTACGAAATACACTGCCACAGCATGGATAATCCCAAGGTTGTGTCTTTTTACGATATTCCTTATTTCTTTGAATCTCTGCTACAATAACATCTTTATTTCCGTGTTTTAATTGAAAGATTGCTTCGATACAAAACCCATGGTCTCTTTGCAACCTTGAAGTCCGATATGAAAACTCCATTTCATCCTTATTATACCATTTTTCCGTACCATCTTGATAAACAATTCTTGTCTTTATCAAGATATTTGAGATATCCGATTTATGAGCACCCGCATTCATAAATACCGCTCCCCCAACTGAACCTGGGATACCACCAGCAAATTCTAAGCCCGATAGCCCTTGCTTACTTAGAATTGTTGCAAGTTTAATTAAGGAATAGCCTGCTCCTACTCGAACTTCATCTCCATTAACTTCTAAGTGATCTAGACCGGCGCTAATTTTGATAACTACTCCATCTATACCTGCATCAGATATTAATATGTTTGAGCCACGACCAATAATAAAAACTGGAGTCTTACTTTCATTTGTTATTGAAAGAGTTCTCATTAAAGCATCGATATTTTTCGGAATAACAAGTAGATGAGCCGGACCGCCAATTTTCCATGTAGTATGGTTAGCCAAGGGTTCGTTCTCCTTAACTTGGCCGACGTTTTCTTCTTGAAGTCTTACTTTAAGTCGATCCATAAAAACCTCCAAATTAGCTTATTTATTAGTTAGTTGTTTAATAAGTTCATAAATCTCTTTAGCAGCTTCTGGCTTACCAAGCTGCAAAGAAGCTTTATGCATTTCATTCCACTTTGTTTCATTTAACATTAATTTGTCAACCTCTTTTAAAAGTACGGTTCCTGACATTTCTTTTTCCAACTTAATGACTGCTGCTCCTTTGTCACTTAATGCCCGCGCATTTTTTTCTTGATGGTTATTTGTAACATAAGGACTTGGCACTAAAATACTCGGTAATCCAATCGCCGTTAACTCAGCTAGCGTTGTCGCTCCAGCACGGGTGACAACTAACTGCACATTTTTCAGTACTTCTGGCATGTTATGAATAAATGGCTCAATTTTTATATTCAAAGGATTTCCTTGTTTTTCCACCTCGGCAATAACTTGATTATAATGGACTTCACCAGTTACGTATAAGAATTGATAATTTCTCTTACCTACCTCTTTTAGCACTTCTAAAAAAGCATCATTAATTGGTCTAGCTCCTCTACTTCCACCGACAATTAAAACCGTTTTCTTATTTTTGTTTAAACCCATTTCTGTTAGTCGGTCTTTTTCTTTAACGAGTGCCGCTTCCGTTGCTCTTGGATTTCCTGTCAGGAGAACTTTTTCACTAGGAAAAAAGGAGCGTGATTCATCAAAAGAAATCGCGATTTTATTAACATAGCGACTTAAGAATTTGTTTGTAAGCCCGGGAACACTATTTTGTTCATGGATAATAGTAGGAATACCCAACTTAGCCGCTGCATAAACAACTGGTCCACATACATAGCCACCAGTGCCAATTACAATATCAGGCTTAAATTGCTTAATGATTTTTTTTGAAAGTGTTACACCTTTAAGAAAGCGGATCACTGTCTTTAAATTATCTATTGAAAGTTTTCTTTTGAAACCCGTAATATTGATTGTTTTAAAAGGAATTCCTTCCCTAGTGACGAGCGTACTCTCCAAACCTTTCTCAGTACCAATATATAAAAACTCAACTGTTGAATCGATTTTTTTTATTTCATTTATTAACGCTAAGGCAGGATAAATATGTCCACCTGTACCTCCGCCACTCACAATTATTCTCATTAAATCCATACACCTCTGTTTCACTTAAACTTTTAATACCGTGCGTGCTTACTTATATTCAACAAAACTCCTACTGCAACGAGCATAAGTGTTAATGAGGAACCACCATAGCTTAAAAATGGTAATGTGATTCCGGTTACTGGCATAAGACCAATAACTACACCGATATTAATCATCACTTGTATCGCAATCATTCCAATAATACCGATTGATAATAGGCTCCCAAATAAGTCAGGTGCCCCGAGAGCAACGCGAATCCCTCTCCATAGCAATATACTAAATAGAAAAATAACAAACGTTCCACCAATAAACCCTAATTCCTCTGAAAGAATCGCAAAAATAAAGTCAGTTTGCGGTTCCGGTAGATAGAAGAATTTTTGTCTACTTTCCCCTAACCCTAATCCCATTAACCCACCTGGCCCAATCGCATACAACGATTGAATAATTTGAAATCCACTTCCTAATGGATCTGACCACGGATCTAAAAACGATGTTATTCGTTTTATCCGATATGGTGCAGAAATTATTAAGGCAACAAAACCTGCTAAACCGAGAAGTCCAAGCCCAATAAAATGACTTGACTTGGCACCAGATACATAAATCATAATAATACAAGTGCCTACCATTACTGCACCAGTACCCAAATCCGGTTGAAGCATGATCAAACCAAAAGCTAACAAGACTAAAGAAAGCGATGGCAATAAACCTTGTTTAAACTTCGTAATACTCTTTTGATTTTCCGATAAGTACTTTGCTAAAAAAGCAATCATCGCAAACTTCATAAATTCTGAAGGTTGTATCGAGAAAGCTCCAACTCCTAACCAGCTTTGGGCACCACCTCTAACTAGACCCACCCCTGGTATTAAAACGAGAATCAGTAACAAAAAACAAATCATAATAATCAGTTTCGCATATTTACGCCAAAACCAGTAATCAAGATTCATAATCGTAAACATAGCAATTAAACCTAATCCAGCAAAGAAAATCTGCCTTTTCGCAAAAAAGAAGGCATCATCAAACTTATACGTTGCCCAAACAGCACTTGCACTATATACCATGATCATACCTATTGTCAGTAAGACGAGTGTTGTTATGATTAAAATAAAATCTGGTGTTGATTTCCCTTTAGGCAATGTGGAACACCTCATCCATATTGAATTTGGGCAAGCCCTATTACCTATGTGTATGCTTATTTTAAAGAAAATATGACCTGTTATTTCTCTAGTTTATAAACAGCTTCTATAAACGCATCGCCTCGCTGTTCAAATGTTTGAAACTGATCCCAACTTGCACAAGCCGGCGAAAGCAGAATGACATCCCCACTTTCAGAGTTTAGATAGGCAATATTGACTGCTTCAGTGACATTGTTGACAATTTTTATAAAAGTCAACCCTGCTTTTCTAGCGGCTGTTTGAAGTTTATAGGCTGTTTGTCCGAATAAAACAACACCTTTTACATTTTTTAATGTCGGAATTAATTCATCAAATTCATTGCCACGGTCTAAACCACCTGCAATCAGGATAATTGGCTGATTAAATGCTACAACGGCTACTTTAGTTGCCAACATATTTGTAGCTTTCGAATCGTTATAAAACTTTCGCTCATTGATTTCTGTTACAAATTGGGTACGGTGTTTTACACCAGCAAATGTTGATAAAACATCTACAATCCGTTCTGTATTAGCTCCAGCTAACTTAGCTGCACAAATAGCAGCTAAAATATTTTCGATATTATGCATACCTGGGAGAACAATTTCCGCTATAGAAATAACTTTCTGATTTTGGTAATAAATATCATTATCACGAATGTATGCTCCATTTTCGACTATATTCTTAACAGAAAATGTCGTTTTTTTAGCACAAACAGCTTCAGATAACCTCATAACTTCATCGTCATCTTCATTTATTACGCAATGATCTTCACTAGTTAAGTTAGCAAATATTTTTGCTTTTGCTAACCCATATTCATGCCTTGTCCCATGGTAATCTAAATGGGCGTCAAATAAGTTTAAAAAGACGGCAATCTTCGGGTGAAACTGTTCTGTCCCCATTAATTGAAAGCTAGAAACCTCCGTGACAAGGACATTTTCTGCTGTTGCCGATTCGGCTACTTCACAGACAACGGTACCAATATTACCAGAAATTAACGGTTGTCGCCCACTACTCATAAGCATTTCGTAAATAAGTGTTGTTGTCGTCGTTTTTCCATTTGAACCAGTGATTGCAATCATTTCAGCTTCTGTAATCATTGAAGCTATATCAATTTCCGTAATAACTGAAATGCCTTTTTCGATTGCCTTTTTAATGAGTGGATTCGAGTAAGGTATCCCTGGATTTTTTACAACTAAGTCAAAGTTTCGTTCAAACAATTCAAGTGGGTGCCCACCACAAATAACTTCCACACCTAACTCTTGTAATTGAGACGCCTCTAGATTATCTTCTATTGATTTTTGATCATTGACAACCACTTTTGCACCTAACCTATGAAGAAGCATACTTGCTGCTAACCCACTTTTGGCAAGGCCAATAACGAGAACTAATTTATTTGCATACATTTGTTTATTTTTCATTTAATCCACACCTCTAAATAAATTCCTAGTACGGCACATAAAAGCCCAACTAGCCAAAAAGTAACAACAACACGCCATTCAGACCAACCTGATAATTCATAGTGATGGTGGAGAGGGCTCATTTTAAAAATACGCTTCCCTCTCGTCTTGAAAGAAATGACTTGAATAATAACAGATAAAGTTTCGATTACGAATACTCCACCAATAATCACTAAGAGAATTTCCATTTTAGTTAAAATTGCCACTGCAGCTATCGCTCCACCTAAAGCTAGTGAGCCTGTATCTCCCATAAATACTTTTGCTGGATGAGCATTAAAGACAAGAAATCCTAACACAGCACCTACAACAGCAACACTAAATAAAGCAATATCAATTTGACCGCTACTAAACGCGATAACACCATATGCTCCAAAGGCAATCGCCGCTGTCCCTGCTAATAAGCCATCCAATCCGTCTGTTAAGTTCACGGCATTTGATGCCCCAACAAGCATGATGATAACTAATGGTAAATAAAATATACCAATATCAATCGCGACATTTGTTCCAGGAATCGCAAGCTCTGTGGAGTAGTCTAATTGTTTGATAACGATATAAAAAATTGCGGCTATAATTAATTGGCCGATTAATTTTTGTTTCGAAGTTAGTCCTAAATTACGTTTTAAGACTACTTTAATAAAATCATCTAAAAAACCTAATAATCCAAAGCCAACAGTAGCAAATAGTAGTAAGTAGACTTCTACCGATAAGACTGAAAACTGGCCAACCATCACAAGAGTTGCAACCACAATCGCAATGACAATCAGCACACCACCCATTGTCGGTGTTCCGCTCTTTTTCTGATGAGATTTAGGTCCTTCTTCTCTTATGCTTTGACCAAATTTCAAGTTACGTAAAAATGGGATAATTAGCGGAGATAAGATCACACATATTAAAAATGAGACAGCTAATGTAAAAAATAATAGTCTTTCCTCGGGCATAGTCCAATCCCCCTTTCCTAAATATATAGGTCTGTGGCGATCGTTTCTAGCTTCATCCCTCGTGAAGCCTTTATAAGAACGACACTTCCTTGATTTAATAAGTTTTTTAAGTCTTCAACGACTTCTTGTTTTGTTTTATAAGATCTTATTTCTATTTTATCATTGTTTTTTTCTAATAATACCTCACTTATCCAACTTCCCTTTTCTCCTACCGTGATTAGATGGGTAATCGGTGCAGAAATGACCGCTGCAACAGAACGATGAAGTTCTTTCTCTTTTGGCCCTAATTCATACATATCCCCTAATACAAGAATTCTAATCTCGAAATCCGCTAACTCCTTTATAGTTTCAATCGCCGCCTTCATGGAAGTAGGACTTGAGTTATAGGCGTCATTGATAATGGTTGATCCATGAACCCCGGATTTTCTTTCCATTCTCATGCTTGTTAAGATACAATCTTTTAAACCTAATTGAATTGTATGTTCGCATAGTCCCAAATATTTTCCCACCGCAATCGCAAACGTAGAATTTTTGACATTATGTTTTCCTAAAAGAGAGAGTGTATAGCTATCTGTATCATTTATTTTGAAAATAGTTTTGTCTGCTTTTTGTTCTAATCCTGTAATTTGATAATCATTATCATGATTATAACCACATCTCAAAAAATTAAGATCATTAGAAACTTCAAGTAACGGTTCATCACCATCAATAATCAAGACACCAGATGTTTTTAATCCATCGATAATCTCTAACTTTGCTTTTGCAATTCCCTCACGACTCCCTAGCTGTTCAATATGGGACTCACCAATGTTCGTAATAATTGCAATATCTGGTTGGGCTAATCTACTTAAAAAAGAGATTTCCCCAAAGTTATTCATCCCCATTTCAAGAATAGCAACCTCACAATCTTCGGGCATCGCTAAAATCGTTAACGGTAGCCCAATATGATTGTTATAATTCCCTGCTGTTTTATGTGTTTTAAAAGTAGTAACAAGAACAGAATCGAGTATATCTTTTGTGGAAGTCTTGCCGTTACTACCAGTAACACCAATCACACAAGGAGATACCTTTTCTAAATATGTTTTAGCTAAGCTTTCTAAAGCTTTTAGCGTATCGTTAACATAAAAAACAGGAAACTGTGGATCAATCTCTTTAGGAAGTGCTTTATTTTCGTCCCATAAAGTTGCAGTAGCACCTTTTTCAATGGCTCCAACTAAGAAGTCGTGGGCATCAAAACGTTCACCAATAATTGGAATGAACAAACCATTTTTAACGAGCTTACGACTATCAATAAAAACTTCTTCTATAATAGCATCATTGCTAAATGTTCCACTATACTGACTTGAAATTTCTTTTAGCAAATCAATTTTAAAACTCACTTTTTAACAGCTCCCTAATTGCCTCACTTGCGACAATTCGATCATCAAAGTGGTTTCTTTGTTTGCCAATTATTTGATACGTTTCATGCCCTTTCCCAGCAATAATCACAACATCCTTAGCTTTCGCCCGCTTAATTGCAAAATTAATCGCTTCTTTTCGATCAACAATGGAAGTGTTATCACTTTGATCCGTTAGACCAGCAGCCATATCTTTTAAGATTTCATCAGGATCCTCACTTCTAGGATTATCTGACGTTAAAATGACATAGTCACCTAGTTGGCTTGCAAGTTTTGCCATTAATGGCCGCTTTGTTTTATCCCGATCACCGCCACAACCCACAACAACGTAAATATTCCCCTCACTAAATTCTTTTACTGTATTGAGAACATTTTCTAAGCTATCTGGTGTATGTGCGTAATCGACAATTACTGTAAAATTTTGACCCTCATCTACTGGTTCAAAGCGCCCATCTACCCCAACAACTTCCTGCAAGGACTGTATAATAAAATCAAGTGGAATATTGTCAGCTAGACAAGCTGTCATAGCTGCCAATGCGTTATAAACACTGAATTTACCAATCAACTTTAATTGGACAGACGCCTTTTGGCCAAAGGCACAAACATCAAAAGAAGTGCCTTCTGCAGTAATAATAATGTTTGTAGCTTTAACATCACAATCCTGATCAATTCCGTAAGTTACGATTTCGGCTGCAGTCATTTTTTCAAACTCACTACTTGCAGGATCATCTCGGTTTAGTACCGCTATTTTTTGGTTAGTTTGACAATATGTATTACCTAATTGAGCAAACAATAAGCCTTTTGCATTTTTGTATGCCTCCATCGTCTTGTGATAATCTAGATGGTCTTGAGTAAGATTGGTGAAAACAGCAATGTTAAAATCGCAGCCTCTAACCCTGCCAAGGTGGAGGGCATGGCTTGAAACTTCCATAATGACTGACTCAACACCTTTATTGACCATCATTTGAAAGCTTTGTTGCAAAAAAAGTGATTCAGGAGTCGTATTTTCCACTTCAAACGTTTCATTAATTATTTTCATATACATAGTTCCAATAAGACCTGTTTTTTTATTAGCATCAGACAATACTTTTTCAATTAAATGTGATGTCGTTGTTTTTCCATTTGTTCCAGTTACACCAATAAGAGAGAACTTAGTTGTTGGGTGATTATAGTAAACATTACTAACAATCGCCATTGCCCGTTTCGTATCTTTGACAATGATTACGGGAACATCGACATTTATTTGTTTTTCAGCTAAAATTGCGACTGCACCTTTTTCAACCGCTTGAACGGCAAAGTCATGACCGTCCACTGTATACCCTTCTATACAAATAAATAGACTACCGTCTATTACTTTTCGGGAGTCCATTTCTATCGACTTAATAAGCGGATTTTGATGATCATTTCTTTTATATTGATATAAACAACTAATTAATTCATCTAAATTTTTCATTATTTTCATACCTCTCTATCATTTACTTCTTTTTTTGCATAACATTTTTTTAGATTGTGGCTATTGCTTTTTGGACCTTCACGCAAAGCGTGAAGGTCCAAAAAGCAATAGTGTTTACAAAAACAGCCCTTGAAAAACACATAGGTACATTTTAGTCTTCAGGTTCCGTTTTGTCACC harbors:
- a CDS encoding small basic family protein encodes the protein MWLPVIGLLIGLLLGFWTEFRIPDAYSSYLSIAVLAALDTLFGGIRAHLQNTFDEHVFVTGFFSNILLAAGLAFLGVHLGVDLYLAAIFAFGVRLFNNIAVIRRILLSKWTSRKES
- a CDS encoding DUF881 domain-containing protein, whose translation is MIVKDRMIIFAIVTTIIGFMIALQFKTTNEPIVRDTRDILELRQDSRIEKERQQELNQEIEKQLLLLNQLKGKDNLEDVMVNAVNDLKKQAGLTPVSGEGIIIEINSIHTDYGYIPKMVPPHLLWILINELNIYNAKEIAIGNQRIISTSAIRDVNGVTHVNAKRIPELPLKVKVLASDAEKLHHEMIVSQSIEYFAIENLSLTSTPINFVVLPGYDESLRIRNLRPVKGES
- a CDS encoding DUF881 domain-containing protein, with product MKGKHVLLSFILIITGFISALSYQFANEGQNSQMITEGQWKKEDTLRNQVLFEQSVNRNLAEELRTIQAEINTIEEVVAEQERTYFNLVEDLEKLRMATGAIGIQGTGIEVTLTDAQYVPDGENPNFYIVHELHIQKVIHELLVTQAEAIAINGQRISHRSYIQCVGPVIRIDGNTSFAPFVITAIGDSDKLHDSLNLPGGVKDQLLYDQIEVKIEKKDLIIMDPYLSDRG
- a CDS encoding cell division protein FtsQ/DivIB, which encodes MDQKKVITLEDRIPKLKSERKQRANRALILYLSIFFLLLLTVIYFQSSLSDVKVIKIEGNRYLTDEEIVRASKLTDKTSFWGVNKQEIKAEITSLTQISGVSINRKFPYTVIINVEEYTRVAYLVTDGKFSPILESGKLLATDTVTGFPTDAPLLMGWSNGSELAEMAAELSKLPEGLIHRISEIYFTPEELDPLRITLYMNDGFQVSSTIRHFSEKIAPYSAIVSELDPHNKGIIHMKINPYFELFDPEEEQEIESEG
- the murB gene encoding UDP-N-acetylmuramate dehydrogenase is translated as MDRLKVRLQEENVGQVKENEPLANHTTWKIGGPAHLLVIPKNIDALMRTLSITNESKTPVFIIGRGSNILISDAGIDGVVIKISAGLDHLEVNGDEVRVGAGYSLIKLATILSKQGLSGLEFAGGIPGSVGGAVFMNAGAHKSDISNILIKTRIVYQDGTEKWYNKDEMEFSYRTSRLQRDHGFCIEAIFQLKHGNKDVIVAEIQRNKEYRKKTQPWDYPCCGSVFRNPFSYHAGKLIEEAGLKGHIIGGAQVSTAHANFIVNIGEATAENVLELIDYIKKRVYEKFQVKLETEVELIGNKH
- the murG gene encoding undecaprenyldiphospho-muramoylpentapeptide beta-N-acetylglucosaminyltransferase, with protein sequence MRIIVSGGGTGGHIYPALALINEIKKIDSTVEFLYIGTEKGLESTLVTREGIPFKTINITGFKRKLSIDNLKTVIRFLKGVTLSKKIIKQFKPDIVIGTGGYVCGPVVYAAAKLGIPTIIHEQNSVPGLTNKFLSRYVNKIAISFDESRSFFPSEKVLLTGNPRATEAALVKEKDRLTEMGLNKNKKTVLIVGGSRGARPINDAFLEVLKEVGKRNYQFLYVTGEVHYNQVIAEVEKQGNPLNIKIEPFIHNMPEVLKNVQLVVTRAGATTLAELTAIGLPSILVPSPYVTNNHQEKNARALSDKGAAVIKLEKEMSGTVLLKEVDKLMLNETKWNEMHKASLQLGKPEAAKEIYELIKQLTNK
- the spoVE gene encoding stage V sporulation protein E, with the protein product MPKGKSTPDFILIITTLVLLTIGMIMVYSASAVWATYKFDDAFFFAKRQIFFAGLGLIAMFTIMNLDYWFWRKYAKLIIMICFLLLILVLIPGVGLVRGGAQSWLGVGAFSIQPSEFMKFAMIAFLAKYLSENQKSITKFKQGLLPSLSLVLLAFGLIMLQPDLGTGAVMVGTCIIMIYVSGAKSSHFIGLGLLGLAGFVALIISAPYRIKRITSFLDPWSDPLGSGFQIIQSLYAIGPGGLMGLGLGESRQKFFYLPEPQTDFIFAILSEELGFIGGTFVIFLFSILLWRGIRVALGAPDLFGSLLSIGIIGMIAIQVMINIGVVIGLMPVTGITLPFLSYGGSSLTLMLVAVGVLLNISKHARY
- the murD gene encoding UDP-N-acetylmuramoyl-L-alanine--D-glutamate ligase — translated: MKNKQMYANKLVLVIGLAKSGLAASMLLHRLGAKVVVNDQKSIEDNLEASQLQELGVEVICGGHPLELFERNFDLVVKNPGIPYSNPLIKKAIEKGISVITEIDIASMITEAEMIAITGSNGKTTTTTLIYEMLMSSGRQPLISGNIGTVVCEVAESATAENVLVTEVSSFQLMGTEQFHPKIAVFLNLFDAHLDYHGTRHEYGLAKAKIFANLTSEDHCVINEDDDEVMRLSEAVCAKKTTFSVKNIVENGAYIRDNDIYYQNQKVISIAEIVLPGMHNIENILAAICAAKLAGANTERIVDVLSTFAGVKHRTQFVTEINERKFYNDSKATNMLATKVAVVAFNQPIILIAGGLDRGNEFDELIPTLKNVKGVVLFGQTAYKLQTAARKAGLTFIKIVNNVTEAVNIAYLNSESGDVILLSPACASWDQFQTFEQRGDAFIEAVYKLEK
- the mraY gene encoding phospho-N-acetylmuramoyl-pentapeptide-transferase, with translation MPEERLLFFTLAVSFLICVILSPLIIPFLRNLKFGQSIREEGPKSHQKKSGTPTMGGVLIVIAIVVATLVMVGQFSVLSVEVYLLLFATVGFGLLGFLDDFIKVVLKRNLGLTSKQKLIGQLIIAAIFYIVIKQLDYSTELAIPGTNVAIDIGIFYLPLVIIMLVGASNAVNLTDGLDGLLAGTAAIAFGAYGVIAFSSGQIDIALFSVAVVGAVLGFLVFNAHPAKVFMGDTGSLALGGAIAAVAILTKMEILLVIIGGVFVIETLSVIIQVISFKTRGKRIFKMSPLHHHYELSGWSEWRVVVTFWLVGLLCAVLGIYLEVWIK